In Harmonia axyridis chromosome 6, icHarAxyr1.1, whole genome shotgun sequence, a single window of DNA contains:
- the LOC123682560 gene encoding myosin heavy chain, muscle isoform X12 has protein sequence MPKAPAGQEDEDPTPYLFVSLEQKRIDQTKPYDAKKSCWVPDEKEGFVLGEIKGTKGDLVTVGVPGGEEKNFKKENVHQVNPPKYEKVEDMADLTYLNDAAVLHNLKQRYYAKLIYTYSGLFCVAINPYKRFPVYTNRCAKLYRGKRRNEVPPHIFAISDGAYVNMLTNNENQSMLITGESGAGKTENTKKVIAYFATVGASSKKPTEEEKKKGTLEDQVVQTNPVLEAFGNAKTVRNDNSSRFGKFIRIHFGPTGKLAGADIETYLLEKARVISQQTLERSYHIFYQMMSGAVPGLKDMCLLSNNVNDYHFVAQGKTTIPNVDDGEECTITDQAFDVLGFTQEEKDNIYKITASVMHMGCMKFKQRGREEQAEPDGTEGGEQVAKLLGIDQNALYQALCKPRIKVGNEFVTQGRNVNQVSYSVGAMSKAMFDRLFKFLVKKCNETLDTKQKRQHFIGVLDIAGFEIFDFNGFEQLCINFTNEKLQQFFNHHMFVLEQEEYQREGIEWAFIDFGMDLLACIELIEKPMGILSILEEESMFPKATDRTFEEKLNTNHLGKSPNFLKPKPPKPGQQAAHFAIGHYAGNVPYNITGWLEKNKDPLNDTVVDLYKKGTNKLLVEIFADHPGQSGSAADAKGGRGKKGGGFATVSSAYKEQLNNLMTTLRSTQPHFVRCIIPNEMKQPGVIDSHLVMHQLTCNGVLEGIRICRKGFPNRMVYPDFKLRYKILNPAAVTKESDPKKCAGHILDATGLDPENYRLGHTKVFFRAGVLGQMEELRDERLGKIVTWMQSWARGYLSRKEFKKLQEQRLALQVCQRNLRKYLKLRTWPWYKLWQKVRPLLNVTRIEDEIAKLEEKAKKAEEAYERESKAKKELEGLYSKLLAEKTELLNSLEGEKGSLSETQERANKLQAQKNDLESQLQETQDRLSQEEDARNQLNQQKKKLEQEIGGYKKDVEDLELNLQKAEQDKATKEHQIRNLNDEIAHQDELINKLNKEKKLSGENNQKISEELQAAEDKVNHLNKVKAKLEQTLDELEDSLEREKKLRGDVEKSKRKVEGDLKLTQEAVADLERNKKELEQTIQRKDKEISSLTAKLEDEQSVVGKLQKQIKELQSRIEELEEEVEAERQARAKAEKQRADLARELEELGERLEEAGGATSAQIELNKKREAELAKLRRDLEESNIQHESTLANLRKKHNDAVSEMGEQIDQLNKLKAKAEKEKAQYFGELNDLRASVDHLANEKAAVEKVSKQLSQQLNDVQAKLDETNRTLNDFDAAKKKLSIENSDLLRQLEEAESQVSQLSKIKVSLTTQLEDTKRLADEEGRERATLLGKFRNLEHDLDNIREQVEEEAEAKADIQRQLSKANAEAQLWRQKYESEGIARSEELEEAKRKLQARLAEAEETIESLNQKVVALEKTKQRLATEVEDLQLEVDRANAIANAAEKKQKAFDKIIGEWKLKVDDLAAELDASQKECRNYSTELFRLKGAYEEGQEQLEAVRRENKNLADEVKDLLDQIGEGGRNIHEIEKARKRLEAEKDELQAALEEAEAALEQEENKVLRAQLELSQVRQEIDRRIQEKEEEFENTRKNHQRALDSMQASLEAEAKGKAEALRMKKKLEADINELEIALDHANKANAEAQKTIKRYQQQLKDTQTALEEEQRARDEAREQLGISERRANALQNELEESRTLLEQADRARRQAEQELGDAHEQLNDLSAQNSSLSAAKRKLESELQTLHSDLDELLNEAKNSEEKAKKAMVDAARLADELRAEQDHAQTQEKLRKALETQIKDLQVRLDEAEANALKGGKKAIQKLEQRVRELENELDGEQRRHADAQKNLRKSERRIKELSFQAEEDRKNHERMQDLVDKLQQKIKTYKRQIEEAEEIAALNLAKFRKAQQELEEAEERADLAEQAISKFRAKGRAPSVTRGASPAPRQRALDGLGGTFPPRFDLANEDF, from the exons ATGCCTAAAGCACCAGCAGGTCAAGAAGACGAAGATCCAACCCCATACTTGTTCGTATCTCTCGAACAGAAACGTATTGACCAGACTAAGCCCTATGATGCCAAGAAATCATGCTGGGTACCGGACGAGAAGGAAGGTTTTGTCCTTGGAGAGATCAAGGGTACCAAAGGAGACCTTGTCACCGTTGGTGTTCCTGGAGGAGAG gaaaagaatttcaaaaaggaAAACGTTCACCAAGTGAATCCTCCAAAATACGAAAAAGTCGAAGATATGGCCGATTTGACTTATCTGAACGACGCTGCAGTCTTACATAACTTGAAGCAGCGATACTATGCAAAACTCATATAT ACCTACTCAGGGCTTTTCTGTGTTGCTATTAACCCCTACAAGCGTTTCCCTGTATATACCAACCGTTGTGCCAAGTTATACCGTGGTAAAAGGCGTAATGAAGTACCACCACACATCTTCGCCATTTCTGATGGTGCTTATGTCAACATGTTGACCA ACAATGAAAATCAATCTATGTTGATTAC TGGTGAGTCTGGTGCTGGTAAAACTGAAAACACGAAAAAGGTAATTGCCTACTTCGCCACCGTTGGTGCTTCATCCAAGAAGCCCACtgaagaagaaaagaagaagGGTACTCTTGAAGATCAAGTTGTACAAACTAACCCTGTACTTGAAGCTTTCGGTAACGCCAAGACAGTGCGTAACGACAACTCTTCTCGTTTC GGTAAATTCATCCGTATTCACTTCGGTCCTACTGGTAAACTTGCTGGTGCTGATATTGAAACTT ATCTACTTGAGAAGGCTCGTGTCATCTCCCAGCAAACTCTTGAAAGATCTTACCACATTTTCTACCAGATGATGTCTGGTGCCGTTCCTGGACTTAAAG ATATGTGTTTGTTGTCCAATAATGTCAACGACTACCACTTCGTTGCACAAGGTAAAACTACTATTCCAAATGTAGATGATGGCGAAGAATGCACCATCACTGAT CAAGCTTTCGATGTACTTGGTTTCACCCAAGAAGAAAAAGACAACATCTACAAGATCACTGCCTCTGTTATGCACATGGGTTGCATGAAATTCAAGCAAAGGGGTCGTGAAGAACAGGCTGAACCAGATGGCACAGAA GGAGGTGAACAAGTTGCCAAACTTCTGGGTATTGACCAAAATGCCTTGTACCAAGCTTTGTGCAAACCAAGAATCAAAGTCGGTAACGAGTTCGTCACCCAAGGTCGTAATGTCAACCAAGTATCATACTCCGTTGGTGCCATGTCAAAGGCCATGTTTGACAGGCTCTTCAAGTTCTTGGTCAAGAAGTGTAACGAAACTCTTGACACAAAACAAAAGAGACAACACTTCATTGGTGTACTTGATATTGCAGGTTTTGAAATCTTCGAT TTCAATGGATTTGAACAACTTTGCATCAACTTCACCAATGAGAAATTGCAACAATTCTTTAACCACCACATGTTTGTGTTGGAACAAGAAGAATACCAAAGAGAAGGAATTGAATGGGCTTTCATTGATTTTGGCATGGATTTGTTAGCCTGTATCGAACTTATCGAAAAG CCTATGGGTATCCTCTCCATCCTTGAAGAAGAATCTATGTTCCCCAAAGCTACTGACAGGACCTTTGAAGAAAAGTTGAACACCAACCACTTGGGTAAATCACCCAACTTCTTGAAACCAAAACCACCAAAGCCTGGTCAGCAAGCTGCCCACTTCGCCATTGGGCATTATGCTGGTAAT GTACCATACAACATCACCGGTTGGTTGGAAAAGAACAAGGACCCCTTGAACGACACTGTTGTCGATCTCTACAAGAAGGGTACCAATAAACTGTTGGTAGAAATCTTCGCTGATCACCCAGGTCAATCTGGTAGCGCAGCTGATGCTAAAG GTGGACGTGGTAAGAAGGGAGGTGGTTTTGCTACTGTATCTTCTGCCTACAAG GAACAATTGAACAACTTGATGACCACCTTGAGATCTACCCAACCTCACTTCGTACGTTGTATCATTCCCAATGAAATGAAACAACCTGGAGTCATTGATTCTCACTTGGTTATGCACCAGTTGACTTGTAACGGTGTACTTGAAGGTATCCGTATCTGTAGGAAAGGTTTCCCCAACAGGATGGTCTACCCTGACTTCAAACTACG TTATAAAATCTTGAACCCAGCCGCTGTTACTAAGGAATCCGATCCCAAGAAGTGTGCTGGACACATTTTGGATGCTACGGGTCTTGACCCTGAAAATTACCGTCTAGGACACACCAAG GTATTCTTCCGTGCTGGAGTCTTGGGTCAGATGGAAGAACTACGTGACGAACGTCTTGGAAAGATTGTCACCTGGATGCAATCTTGGGCTCGTGGTTACTTGTCCAGGAAGGAGTTCAAGAAACTACAAGAGCAACGTTTGGCTCTCCAAGTTTGCCAGAGGAACTTGCGCAAATACCTAAAGTTGCGCACATGGCCATGGTACAAACTCTGGCAGAAGGTCAGACCACTCCTCAACGTCACCCGTATCGAGGATGAGATTGCT AAACTGGAAGAGAAGGCAAAGAAGGCTGAAGAAGCTTATGAACGTGAATCCAAAGCCAAGAAGGAGCTCGAGGGTCTTTACTCCAAACTTTTGGCTGAAAAGACTGAGCTCTTGAACTCTTTGGAAGGAGAGAAGGGATCTCTTTCTGAAACTCAAGAAAGGGCCAACAAATTGCAAGCCCAGAAGAACGACTTGGAATCTCAACTCCAG GAAACTCAAGACCGTTTGAGCCAAGAAGAGGATGCCCGCAACCAACTTAACCAACAAAAGAAGAAGTTGGAACAAGAAATTGGCGGTTACAAGAAGGACGTTGAAGACTTGGAACTCAATCTCCAAAAGGCTGAACAAGACAAAGCCACTAAGGAACACCAAATCAGAAACTTGAACGATGAAATCGCTCACCAAGACGAGCTCATCAACAAGTTGAACAAAGAGAAGAAACTTTCTGGAGAAAACAACCAGAAGATCTCTGAGGAACTCCAAGCTGCCGAAGACAAAGTCAACCATCTCAACAAGGTTAAAGCCAAATTGGAACAAACCTTGGACGAGCTTGAAGACTCCCTCGAAAGAGAGAAGAAACTTCGTGGAGATGTTGAGAAATCCAAGAGGAAGGTTGAAGGTGACTTGAAACTCACCCAAGAAGCTGTCGCTGACTTGGAACGCAACAAGAAGGAACTCGAACAGACCATCCAACGCAAAGACAAGGAAATCTCATCCCTCACTGCCAAACTGGAGGACGAACAATCCGTTGTTGGAAAACTCCAGAAACAAATCAAGGAACTCCAATCTCGCATCGAAGAATTGGAAGAGGAAGTCGAAGCTGAACGTCAAGCTCGTGCCAAGGCTGAAAAACAACGTGCTGATTTGGCCAGAGAATTGGAAGAACTTGGTGAGCGTTTGGAAGAAGCTGGTGGTGCCACTTCTGCCCAAATCGAACTCAACAAGAAACGTGAGGCTGAACTCGCCAAGCTCCGCAGGGATCTTGAGGAATCCAACATCCAACACGAAAGCACTCTCGCCAACCTTCGCAAGAAGCACAACGATGCTGTTTCCGAAATGGGTGAACAAATCGACCAACTCAACAAACTCAAGGCAAA GGCTGAAAAAGAGAAGGCTCAATACTTCGGCGAACTCAACGACTTACGTGCATCTGTGGACCATTTGGCTAACGAAAAG GCTGCTGTTGAAAAGGTATCCAAACAACTCTCTCAACAACTCAACGACGTTCAGGCTAAACTTGATGAAACCAACCGTACCCTCAATGACTTCGACGCTGCCAAGAAGAAGTTGTCCATCGAGAACTCTGACTTGCTCAGACAACTCGAGGAAGCCGAATCTCAAGTTTCTCAACTCAGCAAGATCAAGGTATCACTCACCACTCAATTGGAAGACACCAAGAGGTTAGCCGATGAAGAAGGTCGCGAACGTGCCACACTCCTTGGCAAATTCCGTAATCTTGAACACGACTTGGACAACATCCGTGAACAAGTTGAGGAAGAAGCTGAAGCTAAGGCTGACATCCAACGTCAACTCAGCAAAGCCAACGCTGAAGCCCAATTGTGGAGACAGAAATACGAATCTGAAGGTATCGCCCGCTCTGAAGAACTTGAAGAAGCTAAGAGGAAACTCCAAGCTCGTTTGGCTGAAGCTGAAGAGACCATCGAATCACTCAACCAGAAAGTCGTTGCCCTCGAGAAGACCAAACAGAGATTGGCTACTGAAGTCGAAGATCTCCAACTCGAAGTCGACCGTGCCAACGCAATTGCCAATGCTGCTGAAAAGAAACAGAAGGCATTCGACAAAATCATTGGAGAATGGAAACTCAAGGTTGACGACCTTGCTGCTGAACTTGACGCCAGCCAGAAGGAATGCAGAAACTACTCCACCGAATTGTTCAGACTCAAGGGAGCTTACGAAGAAGGACAAGAACAATTGGAAGCTGTCAGACGTGAAAACAAGAACTTGGCTGATGAAGTCAAGGACCTTCTTGACCAAATCGGCGAAGGTGGACGCAACATCCATGAAATCGAAAAGGCCAGGAAACGTTTGGAAGCTGAAAAGGACGAATTACAAGCCGCTCTCGAAGAAGCTGAAGCCGCTCTTGAACAGGAAGAAAACAAGGTACTCCGTGCCCAATTGGAACTCTCTCAAGTACGTCAAGAAATCGACCGCCGCATCCAAGAGAAAGAGGAGGAATTCGAAAACACCAGGAAGAACCACCAACGTGCCCTCGACTCCATGCAAGCTTCCCTCGAGGCTGAAGCCAAGGGTAAAGCTGAGGCCCTTCGCATGAAGAAGAAGTTGGAAGCCGACATCAACGAACTCGAAATTGCATTGGACCACGCCAACAAG GCTAATGCTGAGGCCCAAAAGACCATCAAACGCTACCAACAACAACTCAAGGATACCCAGACTGCCCTCGAAGAAGAACAACGTGCACGTGACGAAGCCCGTGAACAACTTGGAATCTCTGAACGTCGTGCTAATGCTCTTCAGAACGAACTTGAAGAATCTCGCACACTTTTGGAACAAGCTGACCGTGCCAGACGTCAAGCTGAACAAGAATTGGGAGATGCCCATGAACAACTCAACGACCTCTCCGCCCAGAACTCATCCTTGTCTGCTGCCAAGAGGAAACTCGAAAGCGAACTCCAAACCCTCCACTCCGACCTCGACGAACTTCTCAACGAAGCCAAGAACTCCGAAGAGAAGGCCAAGAAGGCTATGGTTGATGCTGCCCGTCTAGCTGATGAACTCAGAGCCGAACAAGACCACGCTCAAACTCAAGAAAAACTCCGCAAGGCCCTCGAAACACAAATCAAGGACCTCCAAGTTCGTCTTGATGAAGCCGAGGCCAATGCCCTTAAGGGAGGAAAGAAGGCCATCCAGAAATTGGAACAACGTGTCAGAGAATTGGAGAACGAATTAGACGGAGAACAGAGGAGACACGCTGACGCCCAGAAGAACCTCAGGAAGTCCGAGAGACGTATCAAGGAATTGAGCTTCCAGGCTGAAGAAGACCGCAAGAACCACGAACGTATGCAAGACTTGGTTGACAAACTCCAACAGAAGATCAAGACCTACAAGAGGCAGATCGAAGAAGCCGAAGAAATTGCTGCCCTCAACTTGGCCAAATTCCGCAAGGCACAACAGGAATTGGAAGAAGCTGAAGAACGCGCTGATCTTGCCGAACAAGCTATTTCCAAATTCAGAGCGAAGGGACGTGCCCCATCTGTCACCAGAGGAGCCAGCCCAGCA CCTCGCCAACGCGCCCTTGATGGCTTAGGAGGAACCTTCCCACCTAGGTTCGACCTTGCAAATGAAGATTTTTAA